TTGCTTGCGTTGAACAAGCTCTTAAATGCAAGTATTCCAGATAACGAAGTTCCACCAGGTATGAAGCATATATCAGAAGACGACTGGATGGCTTACTCAGACGCATTGGAAGAAAGTCGCATGTCCCAGCAATCATTAGAGTCCATATTCGAACAAACGAAACAACTATTACAGAAAGAAGTGGACGCAGATAATGAACTCAGAACTCTGCACGGGTCACTGCGGTGGACAATTCCTAAGGTAGAAGAAATGTCTTCCAGATTCAATGAGAAGATAAACAAAATCCAAGAATACCTCATACAAGGCAAGGCTATCACGGAAGAGACATATGAGATTTTTAACACTGTCGATAAAAAACTCATCACAACAGAACTAAAATTACCGGAAAATAACGATCCCACCTCCATAAAGGTTAGAGAAGCCACTAAACACCGCTATGACTACATCAGAGACGCTGAAAAGAATTCCATAGATAACAGAGTTCTTCCAAAGGTCGTCTCCTACCACAAGCAGACGCTATCCCTGGATTTCGAAGCCTTGTTCCAAGAACACTTAGTGTCAGTCTTCCAGCAAAACTTAGCATACGTCCGCGCCGAACGCGACCGTAACAACGAACTGATCAAAGAACTATATCTTAGAGACCAAAGTAACCCACTAAAAAAACTTCAACCACGTGACCTACTGATTCAAGACTTCCGTCACTCGCTCCAGCTTTTAGAACAGGTGAAGGAAAACATTGAGGAGGGCCGACGTTTCTACGACAGCTTATATCAGACTGTTGTTGCATTAGATGAGGAGATTAGACAATTCACCTCAGAGCGCCAAGCCGAGCGCGAGAGTTTAATTGCCAAACTGACTACataattttttaatatctTTACCCTTTACTGTCTTCTTTTTGCGTCGGTTGCCGACTCAACCACTCTTCATATTgctttttcttcttcccCCTATTAAGATTTGCTTTATGACGTCTACTTGATAGATGGATTTTCCAAGATTCTTTACCAATTAAGATTAACCCGTTATTGTTTTTGTCTAGGCAAATCCCGCAATTAAAACGGGTCCAATCATTGACTTTTTTCGGACTGTAATTGTTTACTTCAACAGTTTTTGTAGAATTATCTATTAAGTGTTGTAGCCCAGCGGGTACAAAGTCTTCTAGATTAGGCAGGCCCCTCATAAAATGATCTGCTATACTAAAAGCCCGACTTGCAACATTTTCATCCCACTTATCCAGATCTGTTGCGTTTAAAATGTAGATCTGGCCTTTAATATCTGGTATTAACATTTTACGTATCCACTTTACCTGTTTTTTTGCATATTGTCGAGTCCTAACTTTCATCTGATCTACGCAATCTTCCAGAGTTACATTGTTTTGATTTTCCAGCCACGGTAAAAACTCCTTGAATCCTATCACTTGGTAAACTCCGTTTTCACATTGCGATTTGGTATAGTTATTTTGCGTATAATAGTCGTAAAGTTGTTTAATCTCATTGAGGCCATCGGCTTTTATCATGGAATCGACGCGATCATCTAATCTCTTGTTTAGCGCTGATGCATCACTGTACACCCAGTAAAAGAGGGTATCATACCTCAATTTAAGATCCTGCGCATCAAAGGCTGCACTGGCCTTTTTACCAGTTTTGTAGTAAATCTCTAACATTCTTCGGACTCGCCGAGTGTCATTTGGGTGGTATCTTTGAGCGATTTCAGGGTCCACCTTAACAAGGTGATCGTAAACAAGCTGCGGATTTTCCGAATCTAGTATTTCAAGTTGTTCTGAAGTTGGCTGGCTAATTTTTTCGGTCCCAACGATACGCTTATTGAAGAGTATCTGTAAATAGTAGTGTGTGCCGCCAACAATAATCGGTACTTTACCACGAGAATGCAGATCGTTAATTGCTTTTAAACATTCCTCTTCAAAGCGGTGAAGATAATACTCCTCTGACCAATCAACATGATCCATCAGGTGATGTGCAATGCCATGTCGCTCTGCAAGTGGGTGCTTATTGGTTATGGTGGGTATGCCTTTGTACACCTGAAGTGAGTCAGAATTGATTATCTCGCCCTGGAACTTGGCAGCCAGTTGCACAGCAAGCTGTGATTTCCCAACGCCAGTAGTGCCAGCAACTACGATCACTTTTGGCAGCATTCTGGATATCATGTACGGTGCACGTGCGCTAGAACCGCTAGCATGGAAATAGATTTTCTTCAGTGCTTGTATTAAAAATATACACGGTTAATCATCGctatcatcatcatcgACGAGGCCATCGTGGTACTCGGCGGCGACGGTATCAAGGCGGTCAGCAACATCATCCCGGTCGTCGTCATGGCGTAGGACCCGGGGGAGGTAGTCCCTTCGCCAACTCTGGAATGTTTCTCTTACTGCTGAGGTGACTGCAAAATCTACGTAGTCAAGGTTCTTATACGCATCTGGAAGAGTATCCCATGGTTCCCATAAAGGAACACTCTCGCCGCGACCAACATGTAGCTCGTTAAATGCACGCTCCGCCCGCCTAGCACGGATACCATCACTGAAGTAGGTGTAGCTGGACTTAGAAGATCTGGCACGTGATATCAAATTTCGCTGCCAAACAGCTCCGGTAAGTTGATCTGCGACTTCCGCCATGGAGTGCTTTTGTGTAAGCGCAGCAACAGTATCAAATACTTGGCACAATTTTGCCCCTTGTTCCCATAATGACAGATTATGTAACGATTCACCTCCTAATGGGAAGTAGACATGACTTTCTTCAGTAAGAGATAATGTCGTACGGATCCGATTGCGTAATACGGGACGGAACTCCCCAACACCCCAGGAGAAAATAACAGACTTGGGCATCTCATCGCGAAGTATTTCAACAAGTTGTGTCCCGAAGCCGCCCCAAGCACTGTCAACATCAGTGACAACGTTAAACCCTTGTAGCATATCACATTTCTCTAGCTCCGTATGAAGGGGCCCGTCTATAAAGTCAATATTGCATTTCTCAGCACATACCTCTATGCCAGCCTCGTACAAATCAAAGCGACGCTCCCTTAATCCCTTGAAGTCTGGCAGACATGGCCTCTCAACATCATGACACCAGTTATCAAGCTCTTGGACATTCCCAGGTGTATATATCATTCTTGCATAATCTGACCAATATTCGGTGTTACTAGCATCCAGCCGCGGCAGTTCCGCTCCGCTGTCTAGGGCCCGCTGATAATCTGAACGCCGAATAGCAGGCCCTGTCCTAATAACAGTCACATGCTCGGCAGGGTCTGTATTAACCGATTCCGTAGTTACGCCACCATCGCCCACATAGTCAGCGCTTGAAGTATATTGATATCTACCAAGAGCGCCGCTGCCGTTCTTGGCATCAAATAGGAGTGCACGAGGCTCATATGAAACTGTGTGTGCAATACGATCTACCGATGAGTAAAGAAAAGTTGCCTCGGGTCTTCTCCTATCATTCAGGAGTCGTTCTTGGCCATTATAGAACTGTGTAATGATATGGCATGCCCTATGGGAGGCAGCGAGGTTCACTATCTCTTGCATATCGGCTTAAATCTATGTGACAGCCACCCTATTGCCATCACTATGTAAATAAATACCTATGCTTACTTACACTTGCTCCTATGCGCGTTATTTTGGAAAAATACAAGACCGGAGCGGAAGCATAACATTTTCCGTCCAGGCAGCGAATGTTCTATTTCACCTTCTCTCGGAAAAAAGCAAACTTAAATATAAATACAGAACTCAAATACAATGGAAGTTATACTACTGACATCAACTGTATAAAATTGTTCGATAATTCTAAATTAAAATCTCTTTAGCGATCCTATTAGAACCTAATTATTTTAGATAGTAATTATGCAGTCGGTATCGTCAAAAGCGGACCAAGTGCCTCCAGCGGCTAAGACATCGAACTCTAATAACATAATATCGGAGATGGATGGACATAACTCTAATAATTTGAGTACAGCTAGTGACACGGAAGGGTTTTCAATCGGGAAGGAATACGATAGTGAGATTGAACCTAGTCAACTAGACTGGGATGATAAATACGATATGGACAATCCTCACAACTGGTCAGCATGGAAGAAGTGGAGTACTGTTATGGTGGCGGCATTTTTAGCATTGGTTGTTACCATGGGTTCGTCATCATATATGTCTGCTGTGCCTGAATTTGTTACACGTTATAAAGTTGATCGTACATTAGCTATTTCCGGTTTAACATTCTATCTTCTCGGGTTAGCAAATGTCGTGGGAGCTCCCCTATCTGAGGTTTACGGACGTAAGCCTGTCTACTTGTATTCATTACCAATTTCTTTGTTGTTTGCTCTTGGTGTTGGTTTCTCTGATGGAAAAATGAGGATTGTTTTGCCGCTCAGGTTTTTGTCTGGTGTTTTTGCATCTCCAGCTTTATCTGTTGCAAGTGGGACAATTGCTGATATTTTTGATATGGATGAATTGTCTGTTTTGATGACATTCTTCTGTTTGGCTCCATTTTTAGGGCCTGTTATTTCTCCTATTATGACTGGTTACGCTGTTGAGAATAAAGATTGGCGCTGGGCAATCTGGATTCAGTTGTTAGCTGGTGCGGCTATTTTCCCATTTATAGTGATTATGCCAGAGACAAACAAAACTATTATCCTTCAAAAGCGTGCCAAGAAGCGTGGCTTAAATGTTCGCAAGCCTTCCGCAGAGGAATTACGTGCGTTCCTAAAAGCTACCTTCACAACCACTATATTCAGACCTTTGAAGATGCTTATGGTGGAGCCAATTGTGTTCGTGTTCTCTTTGTACGTTTCCTTTGTTTTCGCAGTTCTATTCGCATTTTTTGAATCATACCCACTTATTTTCAGACAACTATACCACTTCTCCATGGGTAACTACGGTTTAACCTTCTTGGGTATTTCAGTGGGTTTGTGGATCGGGTCTGCGTTCTATATCTGGTACGACCGTCGTTATTTGTTCCCTAAGGCTCCAGCCGGTACTCCACCCCTAGATCTTCCAACTTCTAGCCGTACAACTCCTTTCAGAGGTCACCGTGATGAAAACGGCAATATTGTTCCATTGAAGCCAGAGTCCATCATGTTTGTTGCTAAGGTTGGTTCTGTTGCATTACCAGCTGCATTATTCTGGATAGGTTGGAGTGCAAAGCCTTCAGTCCATTGGATGGTTCCTCTAGCTGCTGGAGTACCGTTTGGCTTCAGTTTGGTTCTGATATTTTTCAGTGTTTTGATGTACTTTACCATGTCGTACCCACCATTGGTGGTTGCTTCAGCCATGGCCGCCAATAACATGATGCGTTATGTATTCAGTTGCACATTCCCATTGTTCACTATTCAAATGTACGAGAAGTTGGGAATTGACTGGGCATCTTCCGTTTTTGCATTTATCAGTTTAGCAATGGTTCCTGTACCTTGGTTGTTTTCAAAGTATGGTGAACGTTTAAGAAAGAGATCTGTCTTTGGATACCACGCCATGCATGCTAAGCCAGCTGACCCTACTGTAGATGTTGAAAAGGAAAATGAGCATCAGGAAGCTGCAAGAGTTTAGTACACTCCAATCATAAAAATATTCATCAAAAAATATTCTCGCTGCCTATATTAGTTGGTTTCTTCTATCTATAATTTTATAAATTATTTTACATCTTAATTAATCATATACAACAATCGATACCTATTTAATAGAAAATCATCACCAATATTAAAGGCAACAATGCTAAGTAACGCTGTCACAATCGTCGTGGTTTTAATCTCCTTTATTATGTTACCACTCAAGAGATACGCGCCTTTTCGTAGGTGGCTAGCTGCTAAAGTCGAACAGGCTTTGCTTAAGACGGTATCCCCCTCATTTAACGGTTCCGTACAATTAGCACATAACTTCAAGCTATGCCAAGCAGACGAAAACTTTGAAACCGGAGAACCGTTAAGTAAACTGGTCGAGGCCTTAGGACACTTCCGCGAGTATGAACAGCGAGCTTTGAGCCAGAATGCCCAATTATTCACACGAACTAAAGAATTGGATGTAAGCACGCAACTTCAATTGCAATCTCTGGAATACTTCAATAAGCTTGAATTGGTCAATACCTCAATCACATCAAATTCTGCCACAATTAAGTTACTCGTAGAGTATACTTTGAGCACCCTGCACGCTCAGAACCCAGAATATTTGAAGGATCTTGAAACTGTTGGTAAGCGCCTAGGCTACCGGGTACATGCAAAGAACCCAGCTATCGTAGAAGAAACTGAAAAAGTTGTATTACCTGGCTATAAATCAAAGCAAAGCAAAGTGATACAGTCTACAAGTCATATTTTGCGGGACTGGCATCCTGATTATGCTGTGGAACGGAAACCGTTGATTAACTATATTACAGAAAACCTTAGCGGGATACCACAGAACAATCGAACTTTGGTTTTAATCCCTGGCTCTGGTTGTGGAGGAATTGCTTGTCAAATTGCAATGAAATTTCCCTATATGGAAGTAAATTCCATTGAACTCGATCCCTTTATGTACCTCTGCAACGAATTTGTTCTAGGGTCCAAGAAGAATATTTCCTTGAGACCTTTCGCACAAGACTTCAGTAACCACGGTGATGCAGAAACCCAAGTTAAAGAATTCAAACTCAATTTATCAGACCTTAACAAACCAAAAAACTTGAAGACACATTGGGGCGACTTTACCAAATTTATTCCGCAAAGTGATTATGATAACGTTGTTGTGGTCAGCGTATATTTTATTGACACAGCTGAAAATATTTTTACCTACTTTGAAGCTATAGAAAGGATGAAAAAGTACTGTAATAATTTAAGCTGGATAAATATTGGTCCTTTGAAATATGGTACGAGACCACTTGTTCAATTTACTGTGGAAGAACTCGCAGCTCTGCGACGCATTCGCGGTTGGACGGACAAAAATGCCAAGGTTACCAAAAAATGTCAAAACGGTTATGTTACAAACTACAATTCCTTATTTCAAGCATATTATGGATTAGTGAGTTTTTATTCAGTATATAAATAACATGTAAGTCTATTTCCTGAAAATATCCTCGCCTTTATTGAACTGAATCTTTTTATCTTGACCACCGCTGATGATGCCAACGCCTTTTGCCCATCTTACAGCGAATACCTTGTCATTTAAACCTTTCGTTACTGTCTTATCTTCCCTGGTTATGGTATACATGGGCGCGTTGCTCCTGATATCCCAAACTTTGACAGTTCCATCGTGCGAGGCTGAACACAGCATGTACTCGTTCTCCGGACATGTATCCATAGCGACAACGAAGTTCTTGTGGCCTACAAGTTGCTGCTGCGTTATTTTAGAGGAAGAATCTACTCTTGGATCATGTAAAGTGATGTGTCTTGCACTAGAACCACATGCCAATAGGTTTAGGGTAGGAATTTCAACCAATGACAATAGTGAGAACGCTGTTGTTTTGGTATCAACACAACGTGAGGTAACCAAGTCCCAAGTCTTGATAGTATGGTCCTGAGAGACAGAGTAAGCGACTGTAGTGTCATTAGAGTCGAAAATTACTTGCTCGACTGGTGCTTTATGTGATTCCAAAAAAGATAGAGGGGCACGTCTCCTAATAGAACTATCCTTGACGGCTaactttcttctttttgCTGCAGCTGTTGAAAAATTGTCACCTAAAGCTACCATGGGGTCTACTGCAGTCATATCTTTATAATTTGTGGACCATAATCCGACGCAATTGTCGTAGGAACTTGATAAAATTCTGTCCTGGCGGACATCCAAGGAGGTCACTGGAGCTTTGTGGCCTTCCAAAATGGCCAATGTTTGTGCCTCCTCGACTTCTTCAAGGTCTTCAGCATCTTGTAAATCTGTATTCTTTGTTTTCGAGAGACGTAAGGTACGGTCATTACCAGCAGATACGAACCGTGTGCTACTAATGTACTTTACTGCACGAATTGGACCGGAATGTCCAGAAAACTGTTTTTCAACCTTTCCCGACATATTCCATAGACGGACCACACCATCGTAAGATCCACTGATTATCTTGTTAGCACCGACGTCAAGCGAGCTCACCCAATCGTCGTTATTATAACTATTCAGGTAAGAAGGTGGCAAAACAGCTCTCGTATACTCCACATTCAAAACTGTCTCCGTAGATAGCCCACGTTTCGTAAGGTATTCATCTAGAGATACCCTTAAAAGTTCTCCATCGATCAAGAACTCGAACGGAACAGACTTTTCAGTCCCCAATAGGTGGTTTACAATCTCAGACAACCCATATCTTTTCAATGACACTGGAACATAAAGAGGCGCTTCTGCAACTTGTAGAGAGGCATCCTGCTCTCTTGTGAAAAACTTAAGCTTCACTTGAGACTTATCTTCAGCCATTGTCGCACCATCTTCTTCCGTTGATAAACTGTAGCTCATGCGATGAGcatcttcaaatttttCAGCTAGTAGGCATCACTGAAAAAGAAACGACTAAATCTAAAGTACACAGAAGCAAGTTCGTAGTTCAATCTAAGGGCTCCAGTACGGTTAGCGGGCATTGCCTGCTGATAGACTAATAATACAGTAAGTCGCTAACTAATTTTTACGTTATTCTATAAAAAATCTGTATCGCTTGCGCAGTTACCAACTAGGGCCATTTAATAGTTTCTACCCTATTCAGTATGAGGACGCTCATGAACTTCAATCTAGCTCTTCTTTTCCCCTCTGATCATCTATTTAGTTAGATGGCACAGTGAATAGAATGCATAAAATTTCGTATCACTGAGCTGAAACTAAAAAGAGGTATGTACCAGGAAAGAAGTTTATGTTCGATGCCGAGAATTTTGATGTAATAATTTACATCCGGCCGGGTAATTATGAACATTCATGTGAGGCTATTTGGGGCTAGTTCCTGCATTCGGAATAAAAAGCCAGCTTACTATAGCAAAGAGGAGCTGAGAGCCTCGGGGAACGGCACCTACGTAACCAGGCCCCACTTTCGCTCGTCCGGGAGCTATAATATGACTCTTGTTTGATGTACTATCACTCTAGACGAGCACATTCGTGAACTAGTTCCGAATATTCCCGAACTTAGCACGGTGTAAATGGTATAAAACATCCAGTACATTTCATATATAGGTTCGTTGGGTACTTGTAACGTGTAAAGGTTGCTTGTAAAGGCTGAAATTCATCTTTGAAAGTCTCTGAAACTAAAAAATGGCTTCAAGTGTTCCGGGCCCATTCCCATTGCCAGCCTCGCGCTATGACTTAAACAGTTACTGGGGTAGAGTGCGCCATTGTGCGGAGATTGCGGACCCAACAATGCTTCTCACCACTGAGGCTGATGTAAAACGTTCGAAAGAAATTATTAGATCTTTTCGTTATGGAGaattaaaggaattgactCCAGAGTTTTGGCTAGCCAAGAAGCGTTTAGATTCGACAATTCATCCTGATACTGGAGAACCTGTTTTCCTGCCATTTCGTATGTCATCCAATGTGCTTTCTAATCTTCTTGTTACCACTGGTATGTTAACTCCGGGGTTAGGGACTATGGGTACATTATTTTGGCAATGGGCTAACCAATCTTTAAATGTTGCTGTAAATTCAGCCAATGCGAACAAGTCAGAACCTATGAGCACGCAGCAGTTGATTACCAACTACGCAGCTGCCGTTTCTGCATCATGTGGTGTTGCTGTGGGTCTAAATAAGCTTGTTCCAAGACTAAAAAATCTCTCGCCCTCTACCAAGATGGTTCTCGGTCGTTTAGTCCCGTTTGCCGCTGTTGCTTCTGCGGGTATTGTTAATGTGTTCTTGATGAGAGGAAATGAAATACGCAAAGGTATTTCGGTATTTGATGATCACGGTGAGGAGTTAGGGAAGTCAAAGAAAGCCGCTGTTCTTGCTGTTGGTGAAACAGCTTTGAGTAGGGTGATTAACGCTACTCCAATTATGGTTGTCCCACCATTAGTGATGATGAGGCTACAACGTGGtattttgaagaataaGTCATTCGCGCTCCAGACGATGGTTCAACTAGGTGTCATCACAGCCACAGCGTTTATTGCATTGCCTTTCGCTCTTGCAATTTTCCCACAATATCAAGCTATAGATGTTAACAAGTTAGAACCTGAATTCTCTAACAAGAAGGATAAGAATGGCAGTATTATTCAAAAGGTTCACTTTAACAGAGGTATGTAAACCTTTTGACTTCGGAGGTGATAGAAAAAGAGGCGATACCATGATTATCTAGATAAAAGGGTGTTGACTACGTAAATAATACCCTCAGATAGTTAAGATTAATTGTGTATCTAAGCAAATGCAGTTCGCCCTAGTAACGGGACATCGGTTAGCTGTTCAATGATTGAAATCTCTTAGAAAGCTGTTAAGCTCAGCAATTTTAGATGCAAAGCAATCAGTATTTACGATACCACCCAATTCAATGCAGAGCTTCCTGGCAGTAAAGCATTATTTAGTTCTTCAATAGTAGATTCCTCTTCAAATAGCTTAGCTATCTCTGAAGCGTGGGCAGCCAAACTGTCGGGAGCAACGAAGCAACAACCTAAGCCCCCTAGCTCCGTCGTAAAGGACTCGTAGCCATGATTCTTCGAAAGTGTTTCAATGAAGGAAGTTACAGCTTCATCAGTGGTACCTGTCTTCAAAAGAGTGAAAGCACATCCTCCACCTCCTGCACCAGTAAGTTTGGTGGAGCCAATGCCTGTAGAATCGCTTAAGCTCTTGATTACCTCCAAGCCAGGATGTGAAACACCTAAAGACACTAGCAACCCGTGGTTGATTCTGACTAGCTCCAGCATTTCTGTATATCTCTTGGGGTCTGAACTAATTGCAGGAAGTAACTCCTTGGCTTTAGTTGCAACCGCGCTCATAGCTTCCAAAATAGTGCTCGTGATGACTGGTTCCCGCTCAAACAACTTGCGCACATTTGCAACCAAAACCTTAGTTGACTTTGGAATCTTCGTATTTGTAAGCACCATGGGCACTTGTGGAAACTCCTTTATTGGCTCAAACGTGGTGGAACCATCTTCCTGTCTTCTGAACACAACTGCATTGCCGTATGTGGCCACCGCATTGTCAATTCCAGAGGGCGTCCCGTGGTTACACTTCTCTGCAATAAATGACCACTTATTCACAAACTCCAAGTCACTTGAAGAGAGCTCCTTAGATTCAGCATCAAGGTGGCCACCTAATTTGGCCATAGCTAGTGCCAGACACACAGCAATTGACGCGCTAGATCCTAATCCGGCGCCAATCGGTAACGTGGACTTCAAAATAAATCTAACGCCCTTCAGATTTGGACAAAGACACATATAAAGATACAAGAAGCACACCGCTGCTTGCTGCTCTAAGTCGCTGCCCTTTCCTGACACTTGGGAGCGTACAAATTCCATCACATAGTTATTAACATCATTACTCTCCTGTGCCAGAGTTAACTGCTGTCTATCAATCTCCTCCAAATCCTTATGAGGCCACGAATAATTAGAGTTTATATCAGGAAACGCCATTTCTACAACGCTTTCATCCTCAGTCTTTTTAACATATAAGTAAGACCTTAACGAAGATACCGAAGCCGCCATTGCAGGCTTACCGTACACTGCAGAGTGCTCACCAAAGATAATAATCTTTCCAGGTGCAGAAGCCACTATTGGCACCATCTCAGTACTGTTTACGACTGTCATGTGCCCAGTGGTATTCCCTATTAAGTCGCTATTGTAGTTCGTTCCTCGATCTGTTTCTTGGGAATTGTTAGGCGCTTTATATATATGAATATATAAACTGATAAACAGATCTATAAAAAACGAGAATAAAGGATTTAATAACTGATCTGATAGCTGATCATGATCAGAGCCGGATTAATTAGAAGTATCGAATCTTTAAAACCACGTCTCTTATTTAAGTATCACGTGGTTGTTGATGTTTAGGTGTTCTTAGTGATAATAATACCTATCCTGTTTTTGCTACTTTTGTTAACTGTCCATTTAACCAGCAAAAGATAATTATTCTACCCAATTAAATATTCAtaattaaagatattttgCTATTGAATTGCTATTAATTTCGGGATCCTAGTGTAATAGCTGAAGTTAAGGATGATAGAGAAGCAAGAAGCGGTTTTCCGATCAGCGGAAATGAGGTTGATTGAAATGTTCATCCCTCAAGAGATTGCCCGAAATACTGTTTATATTCTAGGGGAAAGTGGTTTACTTCAGTTTCGGGATTTAAATAAGAAAGTCAGAAGTTTCCAACGTACTTTTGTATCTGAGCTTAGACGGTTGGATAACGTGGAACGGCAATATCGGTACTTTTACTCGCTTTTGAGAAAGTACAAAATTCCATTTTACGAAGAAGTCCAAGATGGAACCCAGGTGCGTGATATTAGAGCTGGATTTGATTTACCGCCTAGTACTTCAGTAATTGACGATCACGTGGAAAACGCGCAGTTGCTAGAAGACCGGTTCGTGCAATTGGTTGAAGCTAGCGAGCAGTTAGAGTCACAAAAAACCCAGCTTGACGAGTTCAAAGCGCTTCTTTTGGCTTCAGGTGAATTTTTTGAGAACTGCGGTGTGGATATTCAGGTGGCGTCTACTAATGCTGGTGAACAAGATGGAGAGCTGGAAGATGGGGCCTCCTCCAAGTTCTTGCCGTACTTTACTGGTGTAATTCCAAGAGATAAGGTTTCCACTTTGGTGAAAACTTTATGGAGAATGGTGAGAGGTAATCTTTACTTTAGAAATGTGGAACTGCCTACTAAATTTTATGATGCAAAATCAAAGGAATACATTTATAAGGATGCGTTTATTGTTTTTGCACACGGCGACTTAATTATGAAAAGAATCAAAAAAATTGCAGAATCTCTAGACGCAAACTTGTATGACATTCAGAATTCGCAAGAACTCAGATCTCGGCAGATAGTTGAACTAAACGAAAAATTAGATGACTTCGAAAAGGTTATGCACACAACTGCAGTCACCTTGGAAAGTGGGTTATATTCTATCAGCAAGGAATTAGCCGACTGGAATAAGCAGATCTGTAAAGAAAAGGCCGTGTATAATACGCTAAATCTTTTCGTCTACAATTCCAGTAGAAGAACGTTGACAGCAGAAGGCTGGATCCCAGTTGACGAACTTGAAACATTGCAGGTTATTTTGCAAAAACTGACTGCTGCTCTTGGAGTAGATGCGTCACCTCTGATCAATGTTTTGGATACCAACTTGACACCTCCAACGTTCCATCGTACTAACAAGTTTACAAAAGCTTTTCAAGATATTTGCGATTGTTACGGTATAGCATCTTACCAAGAAGTGAACCCCGGCTTGGCCACCATTGTTACTTTCCCTTTCATGTTTGCAATCATGTTTGGTGACATGGGCCATGGTATGATATTGGCATTAGCAGCTAGTGTTCTTGTCCTTTATGAAAAGAACATTTCAAAGCTCAAAAGGGATGAAATTTTTGATATGGCATTTTCAGGTAGATATATCTTACTTTTAATGGGTCTGTTTTCAATATACACAGGGTTGATCTACAATGATATGTTTTCTAAATCTCTAACCCTCTTCAAGTCGGGCTGGAAATGGCCGGACTCTT
The Eremothecium sinecaudum strain ATCC 58844 chromosome II, complete sequence DNA segment above includes these coding regions:
- the VPH1 gene encoding H(+)-transporting V0 sector ATPase subunit a (Syntenic homolog of Ashbya gossypii ADR177C; Syntenic homolog of Saccharomyces cerevisiae YOR270C (VPH1)), producing MIEKQEAVFRSAEMRLIEMFIPQEIARNTVYILGESGLLQFRDLNKKVRSFQRTFVSELRRLDNVERQYRYFYSLLRKYKIPFYEEVQDGTQVRDIRAGFDLPPSTSVIDDHVENAQLLEDRFVQLVEASEQLESQKTQLDEFKALLLASGEFFENCGVDIQVASTNAGEQDGELEDGASSKFLPYFTGVIPRDKVSTLVKTLWRMVRGNLYFRNVELPTKFYDAKSKEYIYKDAFIVFAHGDLIMKRIKKIAESLDANLYDIQNSQELRSRQIVELNEKLDDFEKVMHTTAVTLESGLYSISKELADWNKQICKEKAVYNTLNLFVYNSSRRTLTAEGWIPVDELETLQVILQKLTAALGVDASPLINVLDTNLTPPTFHRTNKFTKAFQDICDCYGIASYQEVNPGLATIVTFPFMFAIMFGDMGHGMILALAASVLVLYEKNISKLKRDEIFDMAFSGRYILLLMGLFSIYTGLIYNDMFSKSLTLFKSGWKWPDSFEPGESITAEQVGVYPIGIDYAWHGAENALLFSNALKMKLSIIMGFIHMFYSYMYSLANALYFKDMVDIVCNFIPGLLFFGSIFAYLVICIIYKWTVDWYKHGISPPALLNMFINMFLAPGKVDEKLYPGQAQVQVFLLFTALICVPWLLLAKPLHFKFVRSKHMHTALSNSEFAQIDQSVDQVLNNASDDETVDDNYDDEEEGNSHQNESFGDVVIHQVIHTIEWCLNCVSHTASYLRLWALSLAHAQLSTVLWTMTIQIAFGSTGIFGVFMTVALFAMWFILTCVILVVMEGTSAMLHSLRLHWVESMSKFFKGEGTIYSPFSFPPIYLEDAV